One genomic window of Acidobacteriota bacterium includes the following:
- the purU gene encoding formyltetrahydrofolate deformylase, translating to MAQDFILTLSCPDGVGIVARLARLMEEHGCFIAASRTFGDPETARFFARLVFNTPDGAKGSLDAVQSGMKALGDDLGAEWLIRPSAERMRTLLLVSKSDHCANTLLYAARRGELPIEVTGIVSNHDSLKANFAHWNLPWFHIPVTAATKAEAEARLDGVIAETGSELIVLARYMQVLSQEACRRLEGRIINIHHSFLPGFKGAQPYHQAHARGVKVIGATAHYVTADLDEGPIITQATEAIDHTFSPEDMVETGRHIEGIALLRAVKAHAEHRVFQNSGRTVVFAR from the coding sequence GTGGCGCAGGACTTCATCCTCACGCTGTCCTGCCCTGACGGGGTGGGCATCGTGGCGCGCCTTGCGCGTCTGATGGAGGAGCATGGCTGCTTCATCGCGGCCTCGCGCACGTTCGGTGACCCGGAAACGGCGCGGTTCTTCGCGCGTCTCGTGTTCAACACCCCGGACGGGGCGAAGGGCTCGCTGGACGCGGTCCAAAGCGGGATGAAAGCCTTGGGCGACGACCTTGGCGCTGAATGGCTGATCCGTCCGTCTGCGGAGCGGATGCGGACGCTGCTTCTGGTGTCGAAGTCGGATCACTGCGCCAATACGCTGCTTTATGCGGCGCGGCGCGGTGAGTTGCCGATCGAGGTGACGGGGATTGTATCCAATCACGACTCGCTGAAGGCGAACTTTGCGCACTGGAACCTGCCATGGTTCCACATTCCGGTGACGGCCGCGACCAAGGCTGAGGCCGAGGCGCGGCTTGATGGTGTGATTGCAGAGACGGGCTCCGAACTCATCGTGCTGGCGCGCTACATGCAGGTGCTCAGCCAGGAAGCGTGCCGGCGCCTCGAAGGCCGTATCATCAACATCCATCACTCCTTCCTTCCGGGTTTCAAGGGTGCGCAGCCGTACCATCAGGCGCACGCGCGCGGCGTGAAGGTGATCGGCGCGACGGCGCATTATGTGACCGCGGACCTCGACGAAGGCCCCATCATCACCCAGGCGACCGAAGCGATCGACCACACCTTCTCGCCGGAAGACATGGTCGAGACCGGCCGCCACATCGAGGGCATTGCCCTGCTACGCGCGGTAAAGGCGCATGCCGAACACCGCGTTTTCCAGAATTCCGGCCGGACCGTCGTGTTCGCCCGTTAA
- a CDS encoding methionine adenosyltransferase, with product MPLKSHEFTSESVAEGHPDKVSDQISDAIVDLFLSRDPTAKVAVETLCTTNLVVLAGEVRTNNGAVVSPDEMNEAARAVVKRIGYEQDGFHWKNMRVENYVHGQSAEIAKGVEEGQGLFKEEGAGDQGIMFGYATTETPELMPATLVYSHQILERLAELRHSGKHPELEPDAKSQVTLQYQGSRPVGVNAVVVSHQHKEHVSQEALREIIRPVVKSVLPEGWFPPEEKFYVNPTGSFFIGGPDGDSGLTGRKIIVDTYGGAAPHGGGAFSGKDPSKVDRSAAYATRYLAKNIVASGLAERCTIQVSYAIGVAQPLSIYVDTHGTGKADEARIAAELRKLFDLSPKGIRTHLKLSAPIYSPTAAYGHFGRVPGNDGTFTWEKTDLADELKRLVN from the coding sequence ATGCCATTGAAATCCCACGAATTCACCAGCGAGAGCGTTGCCGAAGGCCATCCGGACAAGGTGTCGGACCAGATCTCGGATGCGATTGTTGACCTGTTCCTGTCGCGCGATCCGACTGCCAAAGTCGCAGTCGAGACACTTTGCACGACCAACCTTGTCGTGCTGGCAGGCGAAGTGCGCACCAACAATGGCGCTGTCGTGTCACCCGATGAGATGAACGAAGCGGCCCGCGCCGTGGTCAAGCGGATCGGCTACGAGCAGGACGGCTTTCACTGGAAGAACATGCGCGTCGAGAACTACGTGCACGGACAGTCGGCCGAGATCGCAAAAGGCGTCGAGGAAGGCCAGGGTCTGTTCAAGGAAGAAGGGGCCGGGGACCAGGGCATCATGTTCGGGTACGCCACGACCGAGACGCCGGAGCTGATGCCGGCGACGCTGGTCTATTCGCACCAGATCCTCGAGCGCCTCGCTGAGCTGCGCCATTCGGGCAAGCACCCGGAACTCGAGCCGGACGCCAAGAGCCAGGTGACGCTGCAATACCAGGGCTCGCGCCCGGTAGGCGTCAATGCCGTGGTCGTCTCGCACCAGCACAAGGAGCATGTGAGCCAGGAAGCGCTGCGCGAGATCATTCGCCCTGTCGTGAAGTCCGTGCTGCCGGAGGGCTGGTTCCCGCCCGAGGAGAAGTTCTATGTCAACCCGACCGGCAGCTTCTTCATCGGGGGGCCGGATGGCGACTCGGGCCTGACGGGCCGCAAGATCATCGTTGACACCTATGGCGGCGCGGCGCCGCATGGCGGCGGCGCCTTCTCGGGCAAGGACCCCTCGAAGGTCGACCGGTCGGCAGCTTATGCCACGCGCTACCTCGCCAAGAACATCGTGGCCTCGGGCCTGGCGGAGCGCTGCACCATCCAGGTCAGCTATGCGATCGGCGTGGCCCAGCCCCTGTCCATCTACGTCGACACGCACGGCACCGGCAAAGCCGACGAAGCGCGCATCGCGGCGGAGCTGCGCAAACTGTTCGACCTCTCACCGAAGGGTATCCGTACGCACCTGAAGCTCAGTGCGCCGATCTACAGCCCGACTGCCGCCTATGGCCATTTCGGCCGGGTGCCGGGCAATGACGGCACGTTCACCTGGGAAAAAACCGACCTCGCCGACGAGTTGAAGCGGCTGGTGAATTAA
- a CDS encoding M10 family metallopeptidase C-terminal domain-containing protein, which translates to MPFDSRQDLDGLEFRSLDGTDWSDGGAFRIGATPAFFDGLGTSFEALERLATFAYSSHALNCCPCGQDHSADLMAHKISLAAATVEIGARLVSEGTQFAPDGSPEQATVLIPGEAGGTTTTAGTIALGDSIVSQIEVSGDQDWFAIQLEAGVTYEFTLNGSGANALGDPYLEIMNSTGSQAAFNDDGGVGLNSTLRFTPTRSGVFYVNAHGWIDAGGATSTGTYTLTAIQAPPLPTYTVAEIANYLVTQGSSAGRHWNQTTITYNIQALTAAQQTLAERALAMWSAVTPLTFTRVTSGGNITFTNVDPDPDPADPTAAAAYAQNTFTGNFITASTVVITSNWQSGDTAFDSYTQQTYIHEIGHALGLGHAGPYNGTADWGTDNIYTNDNWAQTVMSYFDQQESGHGSYRFVLGLQQADIVAAQTLYGARPGGTNAGNTTFGFNSTAPGTNIDWSQFVLVQAEGTYRRPPSMTIYDTAGVDTINLSGFSQPQILDLRPGTFSSLGDRPIAGQVNYSNVISIAAGTIIENAVGGAGGDTITGNDANNTITLGGGADTFVYLTNGGADTITDFSVAVDRIDLTAFSSAAALAAFNGRTASAGGTLLTFAAGQTILLQGVSTGQLTQANLILSGSPPPPPPPPPPGTLTGTPNADYLVGTASNDQIFGLGGSDTLVGLQGNDVLDGGDGDDVLIGGEGADQMIGGTGFDIVSYFYATTGVNFNVLTGGTSGEAAGDSYSGIEMFYGSQFGDTIQGSDGNDQIAGFAGNDFISTGISDDVIIGGEGADTLDGGEGFDIASYFYAQAGVTFNVVTGGTGGEASGDVFISIEMFYGSNFNDEMVGDSAGDFLIGFGGDDRLFGNGGNDQLIGGAGADLLDGGSGYDIVSYYTSPTGVNFSVTTGGTAGDALGDTYVSIEMFYGSPFSDIMTGGVSPDFLVGFEGNDTLNGGSGDDTMVGGAGADFFDGGEGFDTVSYYYAGAGVTFNVAVSGTGGEAAGDTYVNNEMFYGSFFADSMTGSDANEWLVGFDGNDTLNGGGGNDTLIGGNGADTLIGGSGYDVASYYYALSGVSVNLQTGGTGGDATGDTYFQIEQVYGSNFGDTLIGSNSNDSLAGFDGNDTIDGGLGSDQLIGGGGADLFVVRQYNNVDQDVIVDFAHGSDKVRLVGSGFASVANVLAAISQSGGNAVLTFASGASVVFYQRQASSFTAQDFELVSAMEPSNGDHSLADTTSDSFDFSSLPTHSETIEFGWGEAPDVQIHNPGSESFVAVFVDLPFGDTFDFHDNQNSHFDWNAG; encoded by the coding sequence ATGCCGTTTGACTCTCGTCAGGATCTTGATGGGCTCGAATTCCGTTCGCTGGACGGAACAGATTGGTCGGACGGCGGCGCCTTCCGGATCGGTGCGACGCCGGCATTCTTTGACGGTCTCGGCACGTCTTTCGAAGCGCTCGAGCGGCTTGCCACGTTCGCCTACTCGTCGCACGCGCTCAATTGCTGTCCCTGCGGGCAGGACCATTCGGCTGACCTGATGGCGCACAAGATCTCGCTGGCCGCAGCGACCGTTGAAATCGGCGCGCGGCTCGTCTCCGAAGGCACGCAGTTCGCCCCGGATGGCAGCCCTGAGCAGGCGACCGTGCTCATCCCCGGCGAAGCCGGCGGCACGACCACCACCGCGGGAACCATTGCGCTCGGCGATTCGATTGTCAGCCAGATTGAAGTCAGCGGCGACCAGGACTGGTTTGCAATCCAGCTCGAAGCGGGTGTCACCTACGAATTCACGCTCAACGGATCGGGCGCGAATGCGCTGGGCGACCCCTATCTCGAGATCATGAACTCGACCGGTTCGCAGGCTGCGTTCAACGACGACGGGGGCGTCGGCCTGAACTCCACCCTGCGCTTCACGCCGACCCGGTCAGGGGTGTTTTATGTCAACGCGCACGGCTGGATCGATGCCGGCGGGGCGACGTCGACGGGAACCTACACGCTGACGGCAATCCAGGCGCCGCCGCTGCCGACTTATACGGTTGCCGAGATTGCCAACTACCTCGTTACGCAAGGCTCGTCGGCCGGGCGCCACTGGAACCAGACCACAATCACCTACAACATCCAGGCGCTGACAGCTGCTCAACAAACCCTTGCGGAGCGCGCGCTGGCGATGTGGTCGGCCGTAACGCCGCTCACCTTCACGCGCGTCACCAGCGGCGGCAACATCACATTCACGAACGTCGACCCCGATCCGGATCCGGCCGATCCGACGGCAGCTGCGGCGTATGCGCAGAATACGTTCACGGGCAACTTCATCACCGCCAGCACGGTCGTCATCACGAGCAACTGGCAGAGCGGCGACACCGCCTTCGACAGCTACACCCAGCAGACCTATATCCACGAGATCGGGCACGCGCTCGGCCTCGGCCATGCGGGGCCATACAACGGCACAGCCGACTGGGGCACCGACAACATCTACACGAACGACAACTGGGCCCAGACGGTCATGTCGTATTTTGACCAGCAGGAATCCGGCCACGGCAGCTACCGCTTCGTGCTCGGTCTTCAGCAGGCGGACATTGTCGCGGCCCAGACGCTCTACGGTGCGCGCCCCGGCGGCACGAACGCAGGCAACACGACGTTCGGTTTCAATTCGACGGCGCCCGGCACCAATATCGACTGGTCGCAATTTGTGCTCGTCCAGGCGGAAGGCACGTATCGCCGGCCGCCTTCGATGACAATCTATGACACCGCGGGGGTCGACACGATCAACCTCTCCGGCTTCTCGCAGCCCCAGATCCTTGACCTGCGCCCCGGCACATTCTCAAGCCTTGGGGATCGCCCGATTGCTGGCCAGGTCAATTATTCAAACGTCATCTCGATCGCCGCAGGGACGATCATCGAGAACGCGGTCGGCGGTGCGGGCGGAGACACGATTACAGGCAATGACGCCAACAACACGATCACGCTTGGCGGCGGCGCGGACACGTTCGTCTATCTGACGAACGGCGGCGCCGACACCATCACTGATTTTTCGGTCGCGGTTGATCGCATCGATCTGACGGCGTTCTCTTCAGCTGCCGCACTGGCGGCGTTCAATGGCCGGACAGCTTCCGCCGGCGGCACGCTTCTGACCTTCGCGGCCGGGCAGACCATCCTGCTTCAGGGCGTCTCCACCGGGCAGCTGACACAGGCGAACCTGATCCTTTCCGGCAGCCCGCCTCCGCCTCCGCCTCCGCCTCCGCCGGGAACGCTGACTGGTACTCCGAATGCTGACTATCTCGTGGGCACCGCAAGCAATGACCAGATCTTCGGACTCGGAGGTTCGGACACTCTAGTAGGCCTTCAGGGTAACGATGTGCTGGATGGGGGCGACGGCGATGATGTTCTCATCGGCGGCGAAGGTGCGGATCAAATGATCGGGGGCACCGGCTTTGACATTGTAAGCTATTTTTATGCGACCACTGGTGTGAATTTCAACGTACTGACCGGGGGAACCAGCGGAGAAGCAGCTGGAGACAGCTACTCCGGCATTGAAATGTTCTACGGATCTCAGTTTGGCGACACCATACAGGGATCTGACGGAAACGATCAGATTGCAGGGTTTGCAGGCAATGATTTCATTTCGACCGGCATTTCTGACGATGTGATTATTGGTGGAGAAGGCGCCGACACTCTGGATGGCGGTGAGGGCTTCGACATCGCAAGCTATTTTTATGCTCAAGCCGGCGTTACCTTCAACGTTGTGACCGGCGGCACCGGCGGGGAAGCCTCCGGTGATGTATTTATCAGTATAGAGATGTTCTATGGTTCAAATTTCAATGACGAGATGGTGGGCGATAGCGCCGGCGATTTCCTGATAGGATTTGGCGGCGATGACAGACTGTTCGGGAATGGCGGCAACGATCAATTGATCGGAGGCGCTGGCGCCGACTTGCTCGATGGCGGTTCTGGATATGACATCGTGAGTTATTACACATCGCCGACCGGAGTAAACTTCAGTGTAACGACTGGCGGAACCGCCGGCGACGCTCTGGGCGATACCTATGTCAGCATTGAGATGTTCTACGGTAGCCCCTTCTCCGACATCATGACGGGTGGAGTTTCTCCAGACTTTCTTGTCGGCTTTGAAGGCAATGATACCCTCAACGGTGGCAGCGGCGACGACACGATGGTTGGGGGCGCCGGCGCTGACTTCTTTGACGGAGGCGAGGGCTTCGACACGGTGAGCTACTATTACGCGGGGGCCGGTGTGACGTTCAATGTTGCTGTGAGCGGCACAGGCGGAGAGGCGGCGGGAGACACTTACGTAAACAACGAAATGTTCTACGGGTCGTTCTTTGCCGATAGCATGACAGGTAGTGACGCAAATGAATGGCTCGTCGGCTTTGACGGAAACGATACGTTAAATGGTGGAGGCGGCAACGATACGCTCATCGGCGGCAATGGCGCGGACACGCTTATTGGCGGATCCGGTTATGACGTTGCAAGTTACTACTACGCGCTTTCAGGCGTCAGCGTGAACCTTCAGACTGGAGGAACCGGTGGAGACGCGACGGGAGATACATATTTTCAAATTGAGCAGGTCTATGGTTCGAATTTTGGCGATACGCTGATTGGCTCCAACAGCAACGATAGCCTTGCCGGCTTCGACGGCAACGACACAATCGATGGTGGACTCGGCAGTGATCAACTTATTGGGGGGGGCGGTGCCGATCTGTTCGTAGTGCGGCAATACAACAATGTGGATCAGGACGTTATCGTCGACTTCGCACATGGTTCCGACAAGGTCAGGTTGGTAGGGTCGGGCTTTGCCAGCGTCGCAAACGTGCTTGCGGCAATTTCACAATCGGGCGGCAATGCAGTGCTCACATTTGCTTCCGGCGCTTCAGTCGTCTTTTACCAACGTCAGGCTTCGAGTTTTACTGCTCAGGACTTTGAACTTGTGTCAGCGATGGAGCCTAGCAACGGCGATCATAGTCTGGCCGATACGACTTCGGATTCGTTCGATTTTTCGTCTTTGCCTACACATTCCGAGACAATTGAATTTGGATGGGGAGAAGCGCCGGACGTTCAAATCCACAATCCCGGATCGGAATCCTTTGTAGCAGTCTTCGTCGATTTACCATTCGGCGACACCTTTGATTTCCACGACAATCAAAATAGCCACTTTGACTGGAACGCCGGTTGA
- the rfbC gene encoding dTDP-4-dehydrorhamnose 3,5-epimerase, translating to MSLSVTPDPVLPEVLHVRPVRHGDARGWFSETYSEAAFRAAGIPAHFFQDNHSRSAEAGTLRGLHYQAPPHAQAKLVRCIRGRLLDVIVDIRAGSPNFGRHTAFELDETNGLQVFVPEGFAHGFCTLEPGTEVIYKVTSPYAPQSDFGIAADDPALGIRWPFAPGRLTLSERDRKHPRLADAPAHFAFSGAGA from the coding sequence ATGAGCCTGAGCGTCACGCCCGATCCGGTGCTGCCGGAAGTCCTGCATGTCCGGCCGGTCCGGCATGGGGATGCGCGGGGCTGGTTCAGCGAGACCTATAGCGAAGCGGCGTTCCGGGCGGCGGGCATTCCGGCGCATTTCTTCCAGGACAATCACTCGCGCTCGGCCGAGGCCGGCACGCTGCGCGGGCTGCACTACCAGGCGCCGCCACATGCGCAGGCGAAGCTGGTGCGCTGCATCCGTGGGCGGCTGCTGGATGTGATCGTCGACATTCGCGCCGGCTCGCCGAATTTCGGGCGGCACACGGCGTTCGAACTGGACGAGACGAACGGCTTGCAGGTCTTCGTGCCGGAAGGTTTCGCGCACGGGTTCTGCACGCTCGAGCCGGGCACCGAGGTGATCTACAAGGTGACGAGCCCCTATGCGCCGCAGAGCGATTTCGGGATTGCGGCCGATGACCCGGCGCTCGGTATACGCTGGCCTTTTGCGCCCGGCCGGCTGACCTTGTCGGAGCGGGACCGGAAGCATCCGCGCCTCGCGGATGCGCCCGCGCACTTTGCCTTTTCGGGGGCCGGCGCATGA
- the rfbD gene encoding dTDP-4-dehydrorhamnose reductase, with the protein MTILVIGKQGQLAQSLAAAGRKDLVCMGRPEVDFTELSSLGRALDSAKPSVVINAAAYTFVDKAESDAATAFSVNRDGPAALAMLCAARGIVLIHVSTDCVFDGAKDGPYEPDDLPAPLGVYGQSKLGGEQEVAEACPQHLVVRVSWVFSEYAGSFVRTMLTLAMTRDEVTVVDDQVGYPTYCPDLAAGLLTMADAAVKPGFAGWGTYHLAGSDETDRASMADAIFAASRAVGGPSAQVVGIPTAEYPTPAKRPLNARLASTKAFRTFGIRTPDWKVGLARSVRVLVPELAAAAAVKSGG; encoded by the coding sequence ATGACGATCCTCGTGATCGGCAAGCAGGGACAGCTCGCGCAGAGCCTCGCCGCGGCGGGTCGCAAGGACCTCGTGTGCATGGGCCGCCCGGAGGTCGACTTCACCGAACTCAGTTCGCTCGGGCGGGCGCTGGATTCGGCAAAGCCGAGCGTCGTCATCAATGCGGCCGCCTACACGTTCGTCGACAAGGCGGAGAGCGACGCGGCGACGGCGTTTTCGGTCAACCGCGACGGGCCGGCGGCGCTGGCGATGCTGTGCGCGGCGCGGGGCATTGTGCTGATCCATGTGTCAACGGACTGTGTGTTCGACGGCGCCAAGGACGGCCCTTACGAGCCGGATGACCTGCCTGCGCCGCTTGGCGTGTACGGACAATCGAAACTGGGAGGCGAGCAGGAGGTGGCGGAGGCCTGCCCGCAGCACCTGGTCGTGCGCGTGTCCTGGGTGTTCTCGGAATATGCGGGCAGTTTTGTGCGCACCATGCTGACGCTCGCGATGACGCGCGACGAGGTTACCGTGGTCGATGACCAGGTGGGCTATCCGACCTATTGCCCGGATCTCGCGGCAGGCCTGCTGACGATGGCGGATGCCGCGGTGAAGCCGGGTTTTGCCGGGTGGGGCACGTATCATCTGGCTGGCAGTGACGAGACTGACCGGGCAAGCATGGCAGACGCGATCTTCGCCGCCAGCCGCGCGGTGGGTGGGCCGTCAGCGCAGGTCGTCGGCATTCCGACGGCGGAGTATCCGACACCGGCAAAGCGGCCGCTGAATGCGCGGCTGGCCTCGACGAAGGCCTTCCGCACCTTCGGTATCCGCACGCCGGACTGGAAGGTGGGGCTGGCCCGGAGCGTGCGGGTTCTGGTGCCGGAGCTTGCGGCGGCGGCTGCGGTGAAATCAGGGGGATAG